A genomic region of Magnolia sinica isolate HGM2019 chromosome 6, MsV1, whole genome shotgun sequence contains the following coding sequences:
- the LOC131247857 gene encoding uncharacterized protein LOC131247857 produces the protein MMGLFLELMTNTIVLATKPCTLIRLLCLVGAKIVGIVTFTWLQLVKAFINFHVDVCWGILIWTIALISLPFRVLNALQRERVLEIHLQAMQIDLDNLVCEKKELEERLHIALKDRGIMETVLAEIDEEHDKAIARIDLLENKLQDLKDENLRLSETHGKDAEYFTAHNNVVGDDDYDIPLVADYDVPSWKSGYDGSGANLQDLMHGDAWEDETDSKPRKQVFLKPGSKVARPYPFSPRIVSRNLTVDEEALDRRRGVALSQSLFSTFLSLLVGMIVWEAEDPCLPLVVALFTVVGMSLKSVVQFFSTIKNRPASDAVALLSFNCFILGTLASPTLPTVARMLAPQALRLADWMIYQLGFLS, from the exons ATGATGGGGCTGTTTCTTGAATTAATGACAAACACAATAGTCTTGGCTACAAAGCCATGCACTTTGATCAGACTTTTATGCCTGGTCGGTGCAAAAATTGTTGGTATTGTTACATTCACATGGTTGCAACTAGTGAAGGCTTTCATCAACTTCCACGTGGATGTGTGCTGGGGgattttgatatggaccattgctCTCATATCTCTTCCTTTCCGGGTTCTCAATGCATTGCAAAGGGAGAGGGTG CTAGAAATTCATCTGCAAGCGATGCAGATTGACTTGGATAATCTTGTGTGTGAAAAGAAGGAACTCGAAGAACGGTTGCATATAGCTCTTAAAGACCGTGGGATCATGGAGACGGTATTAGCAGAGATTGATGAGGAGCATGATAAAGCTATAGCCAGAATTGATCTACTGGAGAACAAG CTGCAGGATCTGAAAGATGAAAATCTTCGACTAAGCGAAACCCATGGGAAAGACGCTGAGTATTTTACTGCCCACAACAATGTTGTTGGCGATGATGATTATGACATTCCCCTTGTTGCCGATTATGATGTTCCCTCCTGGAAATCAGGTTATGATGGAAGTGGAGCAAACCTCCAAGACCTAATGCATGGAGATGCATGGGAGGATGAAACCGACAGCAAACCTCGGAAGCAAGTATTCTTAAAACCTGGGTCAAAAGTAGCCCGGCCGTATCCATTTTCCCCCCGAATCGTCTCCAGAAATCTAACAGTGGATGAGGAGGCATTGGACCGACGAAGGGGTGTTGCACTCTCGCAGAGCCTTTTCAGCACATTTTTGTCACTTCTGGTTGGCATGATCGTCTGGGAGGCTGAAGACCCCTGCTTGCCCCTTGTAGTGGCACTCTTCACTGTGGTTGGCATGTCTCTAAAGAGTGTAGTCCAGTTCTTCTCCACCATAAAGAATCGGCCCGCTTCTGATGCGGTTGCATTATTGAGCTTCAATTGCTTCATACTTGGCACCCTTGCATCTCCAACCCTGCCGACCGTCGCCCGCATGTTGGCGCCACAAGCTTTAAGGCTTGCTGACTGGATGATCTACCAGCTTGGATTTTTGTCTTAG